From Haloplanus rubicundus, one genomic window encodes:
- a CDS encoding DNA polymerase sliding clamp — MRPRRTTTPNDHPESAASPDDEDSTEETTPADGVPDEPPASFRATIQAAYLMTVLSSLRALVDEARIRVTEDGLTVRAVDSANVAMDDLELEAAAFESFEASPGTLGLNLDRLADPVRLASKDDLVQLFLDPESGKLIVVVDGLRYSMACIDSKTVRAEPTPPEFDLPAAVTVDRDALQRGVKAADLVSDHVRLRMEAGADALVIEAEGDTDAVTLELDGDDIEVLAAGDASTLFSLDYCKKLVRTIPARTPVTLDLGEDFPLILSYELADGDGTITRMLAPRIET; from the coding sequence GTGAGACCACGCCGAACGACCACCCCGAACGACCACCCCGAATCGGCAGCGAGCCCCGATGACGAGGACTCGACTGAGGAAACAACTCCTGCCGATGGCGTTCCCGACGAGCCACCGGCCTCGTTCCGGGCGACGATTCAAGCCGCTTACCTGATGACCGTCCTCTCCTCGCTGCGGGCACTCGTCGATGAGGCCCGAATCCGCGTCACCGAGGACGGTCTGACTGTCCGGGCGGTCGACTCCGCGAACGTCGCGATGGACGACCTCGAACTCGAGGCAGCGGCGTTCGAGTCCTTCGAGGCCAGCCCAGGGACGCTGGGACTGAATCTCGACCGGCTCGCCGATCCCGTCCGCCTCGCCAGTAAAGACGACCTCGTGCAGTTGTTCCTCGACCCGGAATCGGGAAAGCTGATCGTCGTGGTCGACGGACTCCGTTACTCGATGGCTTGTATCGACTCGAAGACCGTCCGGGCGGAACCGACGCCCCCCGAATTCGACCTGCCAGCAGCGGTGACCGTCGACCGCGACGCCCTCCAACGAGGAGTGAAGGCGGCTGATCTGGTCAGTGACCACGTTCGACTCCGGATGGAGGCTGGCGCCGATGCACTTGTCATTGAGGCCGAAGGCGATACCGACGCCGTCACGCTCGAACTCGACGGTGACGACATCGAGGTCCTCGCTGCCGGGGATGCGAGTACGCTCTTCAGTCTGGACTACTGCAAGAAGCTCGTCCGGACGATTCCGGCGAGGACGCCAGTAACGCTCGACCTCGGCGAGGATTTCCCGCTGATCCTCTCCTACGAACTCGCCGACGGTGATGGCACCATCACCCGGATGCTCGCGCCGCGGATCGAGACCTGA
- a CDS encoding DUF6166 domain-containing protein, translating to MSTNYRRSTHRARRYRGERTVGGCLVYAGDDILDKHLFVHPVSPGGFDWGPDADDDRACQLAIALLAPKFGLEVAVDDYHLFATNFVKRELTGDTWTVRSQDLKADGLRTKFAHREYPENTAPSPSDVDIETADIDGLTYAEEIALARRYDDILWKKGNRRGNLRRLQKIHAGALDPADEPVSKQWIATHLGLTAAAKRALAEKFKTMGELAGWVLYATTLSDLEHIGETTAERLRSRRDVFIRWFGGEEYIPRCDDDQQTLSGQPGR from the coding sequence ATGTCAACCAACTATCGAAGATCCACGCATCGCGCCCGACGGTACCGCGGCGAGCGAACCGTCGGCGGCTGTCTCGTCTACGCCGGCGACGACATCCTCGACAAACACCTGTTCGTCCATCCAGTCTCGCCGGGCGGGTTCGACTGGGGGCCGGATGCCGATGACGACCGCGCCTGCCAGCTGGCAATCGCCCTGCTCGCTCCGAAGTTCGGGCTCGAAGTCGCCGTCGACGACTACCACCTCTTCGCGACGAACTTCGTGAAACGGGAACTGACCGGCGATACCTGGACAGTCCGGTCGCAGGACCTCAAGGCGGACGGCCTTCGGACGAAGTTCGCCCACCGGGAGTACCCGGAGAACACGGCACCGTCACCGTCGGACGTCGATATCGAGACAGCCGACATCGACGGGCTGACCTACGCCGAAGAGATCGCGCTCGCCCGCCGATACGATGACATCCTGTGGAAGAAGGGGAATCGTCGGGGCAACCTACGTCGTCTGCAGAAGATCCACGCCGGGGCGCTCGATCCGGCCGACGAACCCGTCTCGAAGCAGTGGATCGCGACCCACCTCGGCCTGACCGCGGCGGCGAAGCGAGCACTGGCTGAGAAGTTCAAGACGATGGGGGAACTCGCCGGGTGGGTGCTGTACGCGACCACGCTCTCAGACCTAGAGCATATCGGCGAGACGACTGCCGAGCGCCTTCGGTCCCGCCGTGACGTCTTCATCCGGTGGTTCGGCGGCGAGGAGTACATCCCCCGTTGTGACGACGACCAGCAGACCCTTTCGGGACAGCCAGGTCGATAG
- a CDS encoding phospholipase D-like domain-containing protein, which yields MNESDRKIRREILKYIYDKFEESVLDRAGTEGLYKKLDEVDQNEINYNLVRLRDERQIGFDVSMGGVHGMELTAEGIERLDQDGYDTVLEDEIRYDILQLLYEIGREYPFGSAKLSSEDIAEELDVDEDRVLPAIGYLNLKELVDAAVGSKPEATYRRVEITGRGRNKYELYVEEGTSIPNTQPLTRWTQHSVGPNEPEKAQNLFQSVVEVAQEKITIVDWYFKEPAYDLLEEVPDTVDIEILTSERAFDDEDEYRDLVADFSEGRSGEVDVRYVEYYDFEARLFHARYLVRDEIEGWTWDQSFKDAGDTQHTVSEVRPVNLESTMETFQEAWRQGELING from the coding sequence ATGAATGAATCCGACCGGAAAATCCGTCGAGAGATCCTAAAGTACATCTACGACAAGTTCGAGGAATCGGTCCTCGACAGGGCAGGTACAGAAGGCCTCTACAAAAAACTGGACGAGGTTGACCAGAACGAAATCAATTACAACCTTGTGCGCTTGAGAGATGAGAGGCAGATCGGCTTCGATGTCTCGATGGGCGGTGTCCACGGAATGGAGCTAACTGCGGAAGGAATCGAGAGGTTGGATCAAGACGGCTATGACACCGTCTTAGAGGACGAAATCCGGTACGATATACTACAGCTGCTGTATGAAATCGGCCGCGAATATCCGTTTGGCTCGGCTAAGCTCTCCAGCGAAGACATAGCTGAAGAATTGGATGTCGACGAGGACCGAGTTCTCCCTGCGATTGGGTACCTCAATCTGAAGGAACTCGTCGACGCAGCTGTAGGATCCAAGCCTGAGGCCACTTACCGGAGAGTGGAAATAACGGGAAGAGGTCGGAACAAGTACGAACTATACGTGGAGGAAGGAACCTCCATTCCGAATACGCAGCCGCTGACACGGTGGACACAGCATTCGGTAGGACCAAATGAACCCGAGAAGGCCCAAAACCTGTTCCAGAGCGTAGTCGAGGTCGCCCAGGAGAAGATCACTATCGTCGACTGGTACTTCAAAGAGCCTGCCTACGATCTTTTGGAGGAAGTTCCGGACACGGTCGATATTGAAATTCTCACATCGGAGAGGGCGTTCGATGATGAAGACGAGTACCGCGACTTGGTAGCTGACTTTTCGGAAGGCAGATCCGGCGAGGTTGACGTAAGGTATGTCGAGTACTACGATTTCGAAGCCCGATTGTTCCATGCCAGGTATCTCGTGAGGGATGAGATCGAGGGATGGACGTGGGATCAGTCCTTCAAAGATGCAGGTGATACTCAGCATACAGTCAGTGAAGTCAGGCCTGTGAACCTAGAGTCTACAATGGAGACCTTCCAGGAAGCTTGGAGGCAAGGTGAGTTGATCAATGGTTAG
- a CDS encoding outer membrane protein assembly factor BamB family protein — MSGFQAYTEKGDALLKSGGVGDADTIRSLHENGVKLFYEPGQGRFRCYAQVRISTAPEQIIFEYLDDEGDVFDSFLADAEDALEDTTWRIQWDDSPEYEALHEGEAEGTVAVEPPSPGTSLDELVTTLRRKDKAVDFVATTRKEAGRLFRYLRDELDDEYSIAISSYGRNARAVADADIVIRPGGSHTGLTEATLERFDAERIDELETEMVNATNQLRDESPEPVDALREADIDDAVGVVFRPASWTPLVELFAKTTGVSALLVGIVVLAYFHLDDASELLTRELEIVVPTWLPMRGTLGMVVPTGTPFPAWYIVASAVAVVVVVAALATLAWRTLRPAVGSVGGSGEDDAEGDDDTESELSGGAGAVGKLQEALRDIADVAGRERNEMDGRDRARAVLKDAFDEVWIISKPADVGYRYGPVALGLAATAALYYLSSPVAVVVGVVEQYWLVVLEVLLWATLLGGVVLAVTVVRAAASPVRRIAHRLVDETGAVADRLEETVSARSASTPQESDVGSKLRGVVLLVALVAAGVAGAVMLGTDIPVPTRPGILQGISVWLILAGGLGLVAVLVWRAVDARPRFADWRKKVTDFRGGKNTSVKPGKTGFGTVGLRLIAAGAVVLVFGTFFVWRRGFPSLGVVPSSIGIPEVTSTRMALVGGGAVAVVAVVAVVLTRNKDVVGWAMGSEKSTVSKDEIATLRSELRNENFDEIYESQIVTPDAGTLISALEENPGRTDIAKFIRDCKESDGPIFPALERDGEEWRHVERALSNESNGGGAVAGGTPAASGGDQETGGSDDAGTTAKDGTDRGDVGSESSSSGLDGIEGSRNLLSLSQFRCNAANTGYVDGKTEGTVEGKWTFRISGTPLSPVVIDDTVYIVSENGRIVALDAENGEEVWDDPTHIEDIRTEPTTDGDRLYFGTDDAVCAFNVTSKEVAWSKEIDGEISTPTVWEGRVFVGSTEGELWSFESESGDYRVYDGLETVTTKPAVHSGTVYVAGNQLVEARGMPIDEEWGWTTNVGEDIVAPVSVTEDAVFVVTERAEEGRLVGLNPEDNGKQFAQKDLQGTSPVAPTVVADRVFVGVRTGIFGYMFDPEEMKLERTLSASGADDSEGLELKTPFVTDEGCVYVPFKWEVHAYDSDSLEACWNREIGKTGPKNSIATQPAHAGDKLVVVGNFGTIETWTID; from the coding sequence ATGAGCGGGTTTCAGGCCTACACCGAGAAGGGCGACGCCCTGTTGAAGTCCGGTGGAGTGGGTGATGCCGACACGATCCGCAGTCTCCACGAGAACGGGGTGAAACTGTTCTACGAACCCGGTCAGGGGCGGTTCCGCTGCTACGCGCAGGTTCGCATCTCCACCGCACCGGAACAGATAATCTTCGAGTACTTAGACGACGAAGGGGACGTCTTCGACTCGTTCCTAGCCGACGCCGAGGACGCACTCGAGGACACCACGTGGCGCATCCAGTGGGACGACTCCCCGGAGTACGAGGCATTGCACGAGGGGGAAGCCGAGGGAACGGTCGCAGTCGAACCGCCGAGCCCCGGAACCTCGCTCGACGAACTGGTGACGACGCTTCGGAGGAAGGACAAAGCAGTCGACTTCGTAGCGACGACCCGCAAAGAAGCCGGTAGGCTGTTCAGATACCTGCGGGACGAACTCGACGACGAGTACAGCATCGCGATCAGCAGTTACGGACGGAACGCCCGAGCAGTGGCGGATGCGGACATCGTCATCAGACCGGGCGGGTCACACACGGGGTTGACCGAGGCGACCCTCGAGCGCTTCGACGCGGAACGTATCGACGAACTAGAAACCGAGATGGTGAACGCCACGAACCAGTTGCGCGACGAGTCCCCGGAGCCGGTCGACGCCCTGCGAGAGGCCGACATCGACGACGCGGTCGGAGTCGTGTTCCGGCCGGCGTCGTGGACGCCGCTCGTCGAACTGTTCGCGAAAACGACCGGGGTGAGCGCCCTCCTAGTCGGTATCGTGGTCCTCGCATACTTCCATCTCGACGACGCGTCCGAACTCCTCACGCGCGAACTGGAGATTGTCGTGCCTACTTGGTTGCCGATGCGGGGAACGCTGGGGATGGTCGTCCCGACCGGAACTCCGTTCCCCGCGTGGTACATCGTAGCGAGTGCCGTCGCGGTCGTCGTTGTCGTGGCCGCACTGGCGACCTTGGCGTGGCGCACGTTACGGCCCGCCGTCGGTTCGGTCGGCGGTTCCGGCGAGGACGACGCGGAAGGGGACGACGACACCGAGTCAGAGTTGTCCGGCGGGGCTGGGGCCGTCGGGAAGCTCCAGGAGGCCCTCCGAGACATCGCCGACGTGGCCGGTCGGGAACGCAACGAGATGGACGGTCGGGACCGTGCGAGGGCGGTCCTGAAAGACGCGTTCGACGAGGTCTGGATCATCTCGAAGCCGGCGGACGTTGGGTACCGGTACGGACCCGTGGCGCTCGGCCTAGCGGCCACCGCAGCGCTCTACTATCTCTCGTCGCCGGTCGCGGTCGTGGTCGGCGTCGTCGAGCAGTACTGGCTGGTGGTTCTCGAGGTCTTGTTGTGGGCAACGCTGCTCGGCGGCGTCGTCCTCGCGGTGACCGTGGTACGGGCCGCCGCCTCCCCGGTGCGGCGGATCGCTCACCGACTCGTAGACGAGACGGGGGCCGTCGCGGACCGCCTCGAAGAGACGGTGTCGGCTCGGTCGGCCTCAACTCCCCAAGAGTCGGACGTCGGATCGAAGCTGCGGGGTGTCGTGCTCCTCGTGGCCCTCGTCGCCGCAGGCGTCGCAGGCGCCGTGATGCTGGGAACCGACATCCCCGTTCCGACCCGTCCGGGTATCCTCCAAGGGATATCGGTGTGGTTGATTCTCGCCGGCGGCCTCGGACTCGTAGCCGTCTTGGTGTGGCGGGCCGTCGACGCCCGACCCCGGTTCGCCGACTGGCGGAAGAAAGTCACCGACTTCCGTGGTGGAAAGAACACCTCCGTGAAACCGGGCAAAACCGGCTTCGGGACGGTGGGGTTAAGACTGATAGCCGCAGGCGCGGTTGTGCTGGTTTTCGGGACGTTCTTCGTGTGGCGGCGAGGCTTTCCGTCTTTGGGAGTGGTCCCGAGCAGTATTGGCATTCCGGAGGTGACATCGACGCGGATGGCTCTCGTCGGCGGTGGCGCTGTCGCGGTGGTTGCCGTCGTTGCCGTCGTTCTCACTAGGAACAAAGACGTCGTTGGTTGGGCAATGGGCTCCGAGAAGTCGACGGTGTCCAAAGACGAGATAGCAACTCTCCGTTCGGAGCTGCGGAACGAGAATTTCGATGAGATCTATGAGAGCCAGATCGTCACACCCGACGCCGGAACTCTGATCTCGGCGCTCGAGGAGAACCCCGGCCGGACCGATATCGCCAAGTTCATCAGGGACTGTAAGGAGTCGGACGGGCCCATCTTCCCCGCCCTGGAGCGGGACGGCGAGGAGTGGAGACACGTCGAACGGGCCCTGTCCAACGAGTCGAACGGCGGTGGAGCCGTGGCGGGTGGCACCCCAGCGGCAAGCGGGGGCGATCAAGAGACGGGCGGTTCGGACGACGCGGGGACGACGGCGAAAGACGGGACAGATCGGGGCGATGTCGGAAGCGAGTCGTCGAGTTCCGGTCTCGACGGAATTGAGGGATCACGCAACTTGCTGTCGTTATCCCAGTTCCGGTGTAACGCGGCCAACACGGGATACGTCGACGGGAAGACCGAAGGAACGGTAGAGGGAAAGTGGACGTTCCGCATATCGGGCACCCCCTTATCACCGGTTGTTATCGACGACACAGTGTACATCGTGAGCGAGAACGGCAGGATAGTGGCCCTTGACGCGGAGAATGGCGAGGAGGTCTGGGATGACCCGACCCACATCGAAGACATCAGGACGGAACCCACGACCGACGGCGACCGGCTTTACTTCGGAACCGACGATGCCGTGTGCGCGTTTAACGTGACCTCAAAGGAGGTGGCGTGGAGCAAGGAGATAGACGGTGAAATCAGCACACCGACGGTGTGGGAGGGGCGGGTATTTGTCGGTTCGACCGAAGGGGAGTTGTGGTCTTTCGAGAGCGAGAGCGGGGATTACAGAGTGTACGACGGCCTAGAAACGGTTACCACCAAACCGGCCGTGCACTCCGGGACCGTGTACGTGGCCGGCAATCAGTTGGTCGAAGCAAGAGGAATGCCCATTGACGAGGAGTGGGGATGGACCACGAACGTGGGCGAAGATATCGTCGCACCGGTTTCGGTCACCGAAGATGCGGTGTTCGTCGTGACGGAACGGGCAGAAGAAGGAAGATTGGTCGGCCTAAACCCGGAGGATAATGGAAAACAGTTCGCTCAAAAAGATCTGCAAGGAACATCTCCCGTGGCGCCGACCGTGGTCGCCGACCGGGTCTTCGTCGGGGTTAGGACTGGAATATTCGGATACATGTTCGACCCAGAGGAAATGAAACTGGAGAGGACGCTGTCGGCGAGCGGTGCCGACGATAGCGAAGGACTTGAACTCAAGACGCCGTTCGTCACCGACGAGGGATGCGTGTACGTTCCGTTCAAGTGGGAAGTTCACGCTTACGACAGCGACTCGCTCGAAGCGTGTTGGAATCGGGAAATAGGGAAAACCGGGCCAAAAAACTCGATAGCGACACAACCCGCCCACGCCGGTGATAAACTGGTCGTCGTCGGGAATTTTGGCACCATCGAAACCTGGACAATCGACTGA
- a CDS encoding MraY family glycosyltransferase yields MNSDMDGDMGVGITLSMSDREQKELFWLVVYAVVLALMVLPIFEMIVWGWNDQPWGLVREIHQGVINFGQPYLNRNVPLAVGISIYLGIALAMLVDTYKRVQGVLFWLALLFGSTEVLIEQTGLVDRFVELATSASWGLVLVAPLVLVGMFVAGVRSDHLESLVSKVKSQFFDEPDERAGSGGDDGPIEINHSVGPRIQIPAPRLEWITVGDRRLILDIPVPGVRWITISPVRVNPPRMLFVVTLLIIGYSAVEALVAYHPWLLRAPNGLTWRAAGFEFERLIFHNTALRGIPASAVFLFALYKFTSYESTRNVIQIGPARSGKTAEFAGLHITLEDTHELDPAESEGISVPRGRILDGKFPPSTGNEEITFIEIEYMVGELLREKVTLQTVDYGGALLGEVLAEVREDSETDLVTEATNWRDAERELKETTEILADDDASLDLDEGYDVSDKIAGAIWDCVRHADRIVLTVPLDDFFGPILAKGNPPEYLDSRVVSADASEDEIRNVLDIGENEQIKSHWMIDHEGERWYYKKERRDVPQDYLTWYEQLQGDDQFASTDFLLSITKADYAVEGFKNKNGTTAWSNYPQFRNYVVTDVLAEATGHFDTENSGFYGTADFWPVWYKVEERPEIEYEEEHETEDDEDEEDDDLRIDLSDDNIPALRGSKKLLERLQR; encoded by the coding sequence ATGAATTCCGACATGGATGGCGACATGGGCGTGGGCATCACGTTGTCTATGTCGGACCGCGAGCAAAAGGAACTCTTCTGGCTTGTCGTCTATGCGGTCGTGCTCGCGCTGATGGTGTTGCCGATCTTCGAGATGATCGTGTGGGGGTGGAACGACCAGCCGTGGGGGCTAGTCCGGGAGATCCACCAAGGAGTGATCAACTTCGGCCAACCGTATCTGAACCGGAACGTCCCGCTCGCCGTCGGCATCAGCATCTACCTCGGCATCGCACTCGCCATGCTGGTCGACACGTACAAGCGGGTCCAAGGGGTGCTCTTCTGGCTCGCTCTCCTCTTCGGAAGCACGGAGGTGCTGATAGAGCAGACGGGGCTGGTCGATAGGTTTGTCGAGTTGGCTACCAGCGCCTCGTGGGGACTCGTCTTGGTGGCCCCCCTCGTCCTCGTCGGGATGTTCGTCGCAGGCGTGCGGTCCGATCACCTCGAATCGCTGGTGAGCAAGGTGAAAAGCCAGTTCTTCGACGAACCGGACGAACGCGCCGGGTCGGGCGGAGACGACGGGCCGATCGAGATCAACCACTCCGTGGGACCCCGGATCCAGATTCCCGCGCCACGACTCGAGTGGATTACAGTCGGAGACCGGCGCCTGATCCTCGACATCCCGGTTCCAGGAGTCAGGTGGATAACGATCAGCCCGGTGCGGGTGAACCCCCCGCGGATGCTCTTCGTCGTAACGCTCCTTATCATCGGGTACTCGGCCGTGGAAGCGCTCGTCGCCTACCACCCGTGGCTCTTGCGGGCCCCGAACGGATTGACTTGGCGGGCAGCTGGATTCGAATTCGAGCGGTTGATTTTCCACAATACGGCACTTCGAGGCATTCCGGCGAGTGCCGTCTTCCTGTTCGCCCTGTACAAGTTCACGAGTTACGAGAGCACGCGGAACGTGATCCAGATCGGACCGGCACGGAGCGGAAAGACCGCCGAGTTCGCCGGGCTCCACATTACGCTTGAGGACACGCACGAACTCGATCCTGCCGAATCCGAGGGCATCTCGGTACCACGCGGTCGCATCTTGGACGGGAAGTTCCCTCCATCAACGGGGAACGAGGAGATCACGTTCATCGAGATCGAGTATATGGTCGGGGAACTCCTCCGGGAGAAGGTCACCCTCCAGACCGTCGATTACGGTGGCGCACTCCTCGGAGAGGTACTCGCGGAGGTACGGGAAGACAGCGAGACGGACCTCGTGACCGAGGCCACGAACTGGCGGGACGCCGAGCGAGAACTCAAGGAGACGACCGAGATACTAGCCGACGACGACGCCAGCCTCGATTTAGACGAGGGCTACGACGTCTCCGACAAAATTGCCGGGGCGATCTGGGACTGCGTGCGCCACGCCGACCGCATCGTGTTGACCGTCCCACTGGACGACTTTTTCGGGCCGATACTCGCCAAGGGCAACCCACCCGAGTATCTCGACAGCCGCGTCGTGTCCGCCGACGCATCCGAGGACGAGATACGGAACGTACTCGACATCGGCGAGAACGAGCAGATCAAAAGCCACTGGATGATCGACCACGAGGGTGAGCGATGGTACTACAAGAAGGAGCGACGGGATGTTCCCCAAGACTACCTCACGTGGTACGAGCAGTTACAGGGCGACGACCAGTTCGCCAGTACGGACTTCCTGCTGTCCATAACGAAGGCCGACTACGCGGTCGAGGGATTCAAGAACAAGAACGGTACGACGGCGTGGAGCAACTACCCCCAGTTCCGAAACTACGTCGTCACGGACGTACTGGCCGAGGCGACCGGACACTTCGACACCGAAAACAGCGGATTCTACGGCACCGCTGACTTCTGGCCGGTGTGGTACAAAGTCGAAGAACGGCCGGAAATCGAGTACGAAGAGGAGCACGAGACTGAGGACGACGAAGACGAGGAGGACGATGATCTGCGAATCGACCTCAGCGACGACAACATTCCGGCACTCCGGGGATCGAAGAAGCTACTTGAACGACTCCAGCGATGA